One Nicotiana tomentosiformis chromosome 4, ASM39032v3, whole genome shotgun sequence genomic window carries:
- the LOC104111958 gene encoding replication factor C subunit 2: MAPVVQSSQPWVEKYRPRQVKDVAHQDEVVRVLTNTLETSNCPHMLFYGPPGTGKTTTALAIAHQLFGPEMYKSRVLELNASDDRGINVVRTKIKNFAAVAVGSSRQGGYPCPPFKIIILDEADSMTEDAQNALRRTMETYSKVTRFFFICNYISRIIEPLASRCAKFRFKPLTEEIMGSRILHICREEGLSLDSEALLTLSSISQGDLRRAITYLQSAARLFGSSISARDLISVSGVIPNEVTQAIFSACRSGNFDLANKEVDNVIAEGYPVSQMLSQLYDIVIDVDGISDEQKARICKKFAEADKCLVDGADEYLQLLDVASTTMQALTNMPQDMACES, from the exons ATGGCGCCTGTTGTGCAAAGCTCTCAGCCATGGGTCGAAAAATA TCGACCGAGGCAAGTGAAGGACGTAGCACACCAGGATGAGGTCGTTCGAGTCCTCACCAACACTCTCGAGACCTCTAAT TGCCCGCATATGTTGTTTTATGGCCCTCCTGGAACTGGGAAAACGACAACTGCTCTCGCCATTGCCCATCAGCTTTTCGG CCCCGAGATGTATAAGTCGAGGGTATTGGAGCTAAATGCTAGTGATGACCGTGGTATCAATGTAGTCCGCACGAAAATTAAGAACTTTGCTGCTGTTGCTGTAGGTTCTAGTCGGCAAGG TGGTTATCCCTGTCCACCTTTTAAGATCATAATCCTTGATGAAGCAGATTCAATGACTGAAGATGCTCAA AATGCCTTGCGACGCACTATGGAGACATATTCAAAAGTTACAAGATTCTTCTTCATTTGCAATTACATCAGCAG GATCATAGAGCCACTCGCTTCCAGATGTGCGAAGTTTAGATTCAAGCCGCTTACAGAAGAAATAATGGGCAGCCGAATATTGCATATTTGTAGAGAGGAAGGTCTTAGTCTAGATTCAGAG GCTCTTTTGACTCTCAGTTCCATTTCTCAAGGTGATCTACGAAGGGCTATAACATACTTACAA AGTGCTGCTCGGTTATTTGGATCTTCCATATCGGCAAGGGACCTTATTAGTGTGTCTGGG GTCATTCCAAATGAAGTTACTCAGGCCATATTCTCAGCTTGCAGAAGTGGAAATTTTGACTTGGCAAACAAAGAAGTGGACAATGTCATTGCAGAAGGATATCCTGTTTCTCAGATGCTGTCTCAG TTGTATGATATAGTAATTGATGTGGACGGCATTTCTGATGAGCAGAAAGCACGAATATGCAAGAAATTTGCTGAAGCAGACAAG TGTCTTGTTGATGGAGCAGATGAGTATTTGCAACTTCTCGATGTTGCAAGCACCACAATGCAAGCACTTACCAACATGCCACAGGACATGGCGTGTGAAAGTTAG